In one Verrucomicrobiota bacterium JB022 genomic region, the following are encoded:
- a CDS encoding fumarylacetoacetate hydrolase family protein, with protein MKIIRYQDSNGAVHYGAQNADGSAQRIQGDVYGTYQVTAEKADVAKLLAPVVPSQILCIGLNYRHHAEETGAKIPERPILFVKGINTLQHPGDPILIPTHAKSEKVDYECELAVVIGKPCKNVSKEEALDYVLGYTCANDVSARDWQIEWGGGQWCRGKFFDTFAPLGPVLVTTDELKDPQSLKIATVLNGKRVQDWNTNDMIYSVAEIISYLSGSTTLVPGTVILTGTPHGVGMAAKPPLWLKAGDSVTIEIEGIGSLTNPVANEE; from the coding sequence ATGAAAATCATCCGCTACCAGGACTCGAACGGCGCCGTCCACTATGGTGCCCAAAACGCCGACGGCAGCGCCCAACGCATCCAGGGCGACGTCTACGGCACCTATCAGGTGACGGCCGAGAAGGCCGATGTCGCCAAGCTGCTCGCGCCCGTGGTGCCCAGCCAGATCCTCTGCATCGGGCTCAATTACCGCCACCACGCCGAAGAAACGGGCGCCAAGATCCCCGAGCGCCCCATCCTCTTCGTCAAGGGTATCAACACCCTGCAACACCCCGGCGACCCCATCCTCATCCCCACCCACGCCAAGAGCGAAAAGGTGGACTATGAGTGCGAGCTGGCCGTCGTGATCGGCAAGCCCTGCAAGAACGTCTCCAAGGAAGAGGCGCTCGATTACGTGCTCGGCTACACCTGCGCCAACGACGTCTCCGCCCGCGACTGGCAGATCGAGTGGGGCGGTGGGCAATGGTGCCGCGGCAAGTTCTTCGACACCTTCGCGCCGCTCGGCCCCGTGCTCGTGACGACCGACGAGCTGAAGGACCCGCAGTCGCTCAAGATCGCCACCGTGCTCAACGGCAAGCGTGTGCAGGACTGGAACACCAACGACATGATCTACAGCGTCGCCGAGATCATCTCCTACCTCAGCGGCAGCACCACGCTCGTCCCCGGCACCGTCATCCTCACCGGCACGCCCCACGGCGTCGGCATGGCCGCCAAGCCCCCTCTCTGGCTCAAGGCCGGCGACAGCGTCACCATCGAGATCGAAGGTATCGGCAGCCTCACCAACCCCGTCGCCAACGAAGAGTAA
- a CDS encoding SDR family oxidoreductase, whose amino-acid sequence MRNEFMPFELTSKTALVTGSGSGIGRAIAELFARQGAHVVVVDRDAQAGQSTVQAIQDAGGSAQFETLDVADEAAAIALAEKLGAVDILVNNAGIGHVGNLLQTGAADLDRLHAVNVRGPFNLCKAFVPGMLERGQGSVINLASIGGVVAVRDRLAYTVSKHAVVGLTKSLALDHSHTGVRFNAICPGRVMTPFVKARIAEYPDPEKAARDLAATQLNGRMVEPHEVAALALYLASDASAMVTGSCQMIDGGWSAGK is encoded by the coding sequence ATGCGGAACGAATTTATGCCGTTTGAGCTGACTTCCAAAACCGCGCTGGTCACGGGCTCCGGGTCCGGGATCGGGCGCGCCATTGCCGAACTGTTCGCGCGCCAAGGTGCCCACGTCGTCGTGGTCGACCGCGACGCGCAGGCCGGGCAGTCGACAGTGCAGGCCATTCAGGACGCTGGCGGATCGGCCCAGTTCGAGACGCTCGACGTCGCCGACGAGGCCGCTGCGATCGCGCTGGCCGAGAAGCTGGGCGCGGTCGACATCCTCGTGAACAACGCGGGCATCGGCCACGTGGGCAACCTGCTCCAGACGGGTGCCGCCGACCTCGACCGCCTCCACGCGGTGAACGTGCGCGGGCCCTTCAATCTCTGCAAGGCCTTCGTGCCCGGTATGCTGGAGCGCGGCCAAGGCAGCGTGATCAACCTCGCCTCCATCGGCGGCGTCGTAGCCGTGCGCGACCGCCTGGCCTACACCGTGAGCAAGCACGCCGTCGTCGGCCTCACCAAGTCCCTCGCGCTCGACCACAGCCACACGGGCGTGCGCTTCAATGCGATCTGCCCCGGCCGCGTCATGACGCCCTTCGTCAAGGCCCGCATCGCCGAGTATCCCGACCCCGAAAAGGCCGCCCGCGACCTCGCCGCCACGCAGCTCAACGGCCGCATGGTCGAGCCGCACGAAGTCGCCGCCCTCGCCCTCTACCTCGCCAGCGACGCCTCCGCCATGGTCACAGGCTCTTGCCAGATGATCGATGGAGGCTGGAGCGCCGGCAAATAA
- a CDS encoding amidohydrolase yields the protein MKLVDTHLHLWDRRQFPYSWTEGVAPLSRDFLITDYLEAAKGCGISKAIFMEADVDEPHLLDEARAIQQLAERYPIIGGIIANARPEQEGFAEHLDALRRLPLLSGIRRVLHTQPDDLPTQPLFIENLQLLGQYGLPFDYCALPHQLKIAAEVIAQCPHTAFVLDHCGIPDVKGGTLDPWREDMARLAKLPNVLACKVSGIVAYADPASWSVETLRPWFDHVVECFGWDRLVWGGDWPVCTLTASLKEWVDATAALAANASDAERAKLYRHNAERIYAV from the coding sequence ATGAAACTCGTCGACACCCACCTGCACCTCTGGGACCGCCGCCAGTTCCCCTACTCGTGGACGGAAGGCGTTGCGCCGCTGAGCCGCGACTTCCTCATCACCGACTACCTGGAGGCGGCCAAAGGCTGCGGCATCAGCAAGGCCATCTTTATGGAGGCCGATGTGGACGAGCCGCACCTGCTCGACGAGGCCCGCGCGATCCAGCAACTGGCCGAGCGCTACCCCATCATCGGCGGCATCATTGCCAATGCCCGCCCGGAGCAGGAGGGCTTTGCGGAACATCTGGATGCGTTGCGCCGATTGCCCCTGCTCAGCGGGATCCGCCGCGTGCTGCACACCCAGCCCGACGACCTGCCGACGCAGCCCCTCTTTATCGAAAACCTCCAGCTGCTGGGCCAATACGGGCTGCCGTTTGACTACTGCGCCCTGCCCCACCAGTTGAAGATCGCCGCCGAAGTGATCGCCCAGTGCCCGCATACGGCCTTCGTGCTCGACCACTGCGGCATCCCCGACGTCAAGGGCGGCACGCTGGACCCGTGGCGCGAAGACATGGCCCGCCTGGCCAAGCTGCCCAACGTGCTCGCATGCAAGGTGAGCGGCATCGTGGCCTATGCCGACCCGGCAAGCTGGTCGGTCGAGACCCTTCGTCCGTGGTTCGACCATGTGGTGGAGTGCTTTGGCTGGGACCGCCTCGTGTGGGGCGGCGACTGGCCGGTCTGCACCCTCACCGCCTCGCTCAAGGAGTGGGTCGACGCCACGGCGGCCCTCGCCGCCAACGCCAGCGATGCCGAACGCGCCAAGCTGTATCGACACAATGCGGAACGAATTTATGCCGTTTGA
- a CDS encoding L-rhamnose/proton symporter RhaT, translated as MNDAPLIGTLLHTVGAASAALCYSPQKFLHKWSWQTYWMVQAMVCWLLLPWIGAYFSVPDGQLFAVLAEAPKDAMLHSFLYGMLYGVGGIAFGLSIRYIGFSLTYAIAIGFSCLIGTLFMPLIKGQLGATLSQDGGMLVIGGVVLGFVAMILTGVAGFRKENELAADGTKTTFNAHIGLPICVLAGVLSAVFNFALESANPVAELAAQFGAGQNQENVKYITAMNGSFVTTVVYVLILANKNRSWGEFGKVPDAAKGKLLRNYGLAAATGLMWYTQFFFYGRGHVLMGDFKFSSWAIHMIILILLSSGFGVLIGEWKGARAKTLAGMGAALALLFGAVGLITYGNYLGSQATDTAPVPVEEGTPGH; from the coding sequence ATGAACGATGCCCCACTGATCGGAACCCTTTTGCACACGGTTGGAGCGGCCAGCGCCGCCTTGTGCTACTCGCCCCAAAAATTCCTGCACAAGTGGAGCTGGCAAACCTACTGGATGGTCCAGGCAATGGTCTGCTGGCTGTTGTTGCCGTGGATCGGGGCCTACTTTTCGGTGCCCGACGGGCAGCTCTTCGCCGTGCTGGCCGAAGCGCCCAAAGACGCCATGTTGCACTCGTTCCTCTACGGCATGCTCTATGGCGTAGGCGGCATCGCTTTTGGCCTCTCGATCCGCTACATCGGGTTTTCGCTCACCTACGCCATCGCGATCGGCTTTTCCTGCCTCATCGGCACGCTCTTCATGCCGCTGATCAAGGGCCAGTTGGGGGCAACGCTCAGTCAGGACGGCGGCATGCTCGTGATCGGCGGGGTCGTGCTGGGCTTTGTGGCCATGATCCTGACGGGCGTGGCGGGCTTCCGAAAGGAAAACGAGCTGGCGGCCGACGGCACCAAAACGACTTTCAACGCCCACATCGGCCTGCCGATCTGCGTACTGGCGGGCGTGCTCTCCGCCGTCTTCAACTTTGCGCTTGAGTCTGCCAATCCGGTGGCCGAGCTGGCCGCCCAGTTCGGCGCGGGTCAGAATCAGGAAAACGTGAAGTACATCACGGCGATGAACGGCTCGTTTGTCACCACCGTGGTTTACGTGCTGATCCTCGCCAACAAAAACCGGAGCTGGGGCGAGTTCGGCAAGGTGCCGGATGCCGCCAAGGGCAAGCTGTTGCGCAACTACGGGCTCGCCGCCGCGACGGGACTGATGTGGTACACCCAATTCTTCTTCTACGGGCGTGGGCACGTGCTGATGGGCGATTTCAAGTTCTCGAGCTGGGCGATCCACATGATCATCCTGATCCTGCTCAGCAGCGGCTTTGGCGTGCTGATCGGCGAATGGAAGGGCGCGCGCGCCAAGACGCTCGCGGGCATGGGGGCTGCGCTAGCCTTGCTCTTTGGCGCGGTCGGCCTTATCACCTACGGCAACTACCTCGGTAGCCAAGCCACCGACACCGCCCCGGTGCCGGTCGAAGAAGGCACGCCCGGCCACTAA
- a CDS encoding CaiB/BaiF CoA-transferase family protein → MKPLEGLLVLDFAQFLAGPWAATRLADLGARVIKIERPGSGDICRHLYISDLELDGDSTLFHSINRNKQSYAANLKDPADLEKIKHLIAKADVLIQNFRPGVMERIGLGYDVCRELNPRLVYSVVTGYGSEGPWVEKPGQDLLAQSLSGLVWLNGNADQPPMPFGLAVADLTASAHLVQGILATLVRRGITGQGGKVEVSLLESVLDLQFEVTSTFLNDGGKQPKRSAVNNGHAYLGAPYGIYQTQDGYMALAMGSIPVLGKLLGLPVLEQFADQKTWFTQRDTIKQHIADHLKTQPTAHWLGILEPADIWCADVLTWERLWQTDAFKALEFEMEVTREDGPTLRTTRCPITIDGEHYRPTLGAPRVGQHTAKIEAEFGL, encoded by the coding sequence ATGAAGCCACTGGAAGGACTGCTCGTCCTCGACTTTGCCCAATTCCTCGCCGGCCCCTGGGCCGCGACACGTCTGGCCGACCTCGGCGCGCGCGTGATCAAGATCGAGCGCCCCGGCTCGGGCGACATCTGCCGCCACCTCTACATCTCCGATCTGGAGCTGGATGGCGACAGCACGCTGTTTCACAGCATCAACCGCAACAAGCAGAGCTACGCCGCCAACCTCAAGGACCCGGCCGATCTGGAAAAGATCAAGCACCTGATCGCCAAGGCCGACGTGCTGATCCAGAACTTCCGCCCGGGCGTGATGGAGCGCATCGGCCTCGGCTACGACGTGTGCCGCGAGCTGAACCCGCGCCTCGTCTATAGCGTGGTGACCGGCTACGGCAGCGAAGGCCCCTGGGTCGAAAAACCCGGGCAAGACCTGCTCGCGCAATCGCTTTCCGGCCTGGTCTGGCTCAATGGCAATGCCGACCAGCCCCCGATGCCGTTTGGCCTCGCGGTGGCCGACCTCACCGCCAGCGCCCACCTCGTGCAAGGCATCCTCGCCACCCTCGTGCGCCGCGGTATTACCGGCCAGGGCGGCAAGGTAGAGGTGAGCCTGCTCGAATCGGTGCTCGACCTCCAATTCGAGGTCACGTCTACCTTCCTCAACGACGGCGGCAAGCAGCCCAAGCGCAGCGCGGTCAACAACGGCCACGCCTACCTCGGTGCCCCTTATGGCATCTACCAGACGCAAGACGGCTACATGGCCCTCGCGATGGGCTCGATCCCCGTGCTGGGCAAGCTGCTCGGCCTGCCCGTACTGGAGCAGTTCGCCGACCAGAAGACGTGGTTTACCCAGCGCGATACGATCAAGCAGCACATCGCCGATCACCTGAAGACGCAGCCGACCGCCCACTGGCTCGGCATCCTCGAGCCCGCCGACATCTGGTGCGCCGACGTGCTCACCTGGGAGCGCCTCTGGCAGACGGACGCCTTCAAGGCCCTCGAATTCGAGATGGAGGTGACGCGCGAAGACGGCCCGACCTTGCGCACCACCCGTTGCCCGATCACGATCGACGGCGAGCACTACCGCCCTACCCTCGGTGCCCCGCGCGTCGGCCAGCATACGGCCAAGATCGAGGCGGAGTTCGGGCTGTAG
- a CDS encoding ABC transporter substrate-binding protein, with the protein MSSAKTILRGMTWDHSRGYLPMVASAQRYQEMHPEIEIRWEKRSLKAFEEFPVEKLAEEYDLMIIDHPFSGYAAKHRPLLALDEHMPEGFMADQLANQVGKSHESYTYEGHQWALAIDAATPVAFWREDLLAKLGRKVPQTWAELLDLARAGHVVCPAVPINCLMNFYSLCVALGEEPFQSETFISEEIGWQAIADLQELIEACDPVSWQQNPIHSMNLMSSKANQQIAYCPLAYGYSNYARKGYADHLLKFGQPPTYLNQPFYSTLGGTGLALSALRPNVKIAVDYAQFAASANTQRHLSTLAGGQPGHRSAWLNATNNAITHNYFKDTLPTLDRSFLRPRYCGYTRFQEEGGPILHRALRRETKPHDALRELNELYRHTLATA; encoded by the coding sequence ATGAGCTCTGCCAAAACCATTTTGCGCGGTATGACCTGGGACCACTCGCGCGGTTATCTGCCGATGGTCGCCTCCGCGCAGCGTTATCAGGAAATGCACCCGGAGATCGAAATCCGGTGGGAAAAACGCTCCCTCAAGGCGTTCGAGGAGTTCCCGGTCGAAAAGCTGGCCGAGGAATACGACCTCATGATCATCGACCACCCGTTCTCGGGCTACGCGGCCAAGCACCGCCCGCTGCTGGCGCTCGACGAGCACATGCCGGAGGGCTTTATGGCCGACCAGTTGGCCAATCAGGTGGGCAAGAGCCACGAGAGCTACACCTACGAAGGCCACCAGTGGGCGCTCGCGATCGACGCTGCCACGCCGGTTGCCTTCTGGCGCGAAGACCTGCTGGCCAAGCTGGGCCGCAAGGTGCCGCAGACCTGGGCCGAGCTGCTCGACCTCGCCCGGGCGGGCCACGTCGTGTGCCCGGCGGTGCCGATCAACTGCCTGATGAATTTCTACTCGCTCTGCGTGGCCCTCGGCGAAGAGCCGTTCCAGAGCGAGACCTTTATCTCCGAGGAAATCGGCTGGCAGGCGATTGCCGACCTGCAGGAGCTGATCGAGGCCTGCGACCCCGTTTCGTGGCAGCAGAACCCGATTCACTCGATGAACCTCATGTCGTCGAAGGCCAATCAGCAGATCGCCTACTGCCCGCTCGCCTACGGCTATTCCAATTACGCGCGCAAGGGCTATGCCGACCACCTGCTGAAGTTTGGCCAGCCGCCGACTTATCTGAACCAGCCGTTTTATTCGACCCTCGGCGGCACCGGGCTCGCGCTTTCGGCCCTGCGCCCGAACGTGAAGATCGCGGTGGACTACGCCCAGTTTGCCGCCTCGGCCAACACGCAGCGCCACCTCTCGACGCTGGCCGGCGGGCAGCCCGGGCACCGCAGCGCCTGGCTCAACGCGACCAACAACGCGATCACGCACAACTACTTCAAGGATACGCTGCCGACGCTCGACCGCTCGTTCCTGCGCCCCCGCTACTGCGGCTACACGCGCTTCCAGGAAGAGGGCGGGCCGATCCTGCACCGCGCGCTACGTCGCGAGACGAAGCCGCACGATGCCTTGCGCGAACTGAACGAACTTTACCGCCACACGCTGGCCACCGCTTAA
- a CDS encoding Gfo/Idh/MocA family oxidoreductase: MPRLPTPCPTLPQRLRPIVVIGAGGIVRDAHLPAYQAAEFPVHGVFDLNEVKAKRLAASFNIPHIYRDLGNAIAQAPEDVVYDLAVPANAIGTVLEQLPDGAHVLIQKPFGENLADARELLKICRAKRLVAAVNFQLRYAPYILAAKQLIDAGEIGEIHDMEVRVTVYMPWQLWTFLEGIPRVEILYHSVHYLDLIRAFLGEPRGIYAKTLQHPATQNLASTRTNMALDYGNLLRANIVTNHGHNFGLRHQESYVKWEGTKGSIKARLGLLMNYPHGEPDSLEICRVGKDGKAGPWEAVPFSGSWFPDAFIGTMASVQRVANGETTELPTSAEDATRTMALVEAAYESSAHGATPIPSI; the protein is encoded by the coding sequence ATGCCCCGTCTCCCCACTCCTTGCCCCACCTTGCCGCAGCGCCTGCGCCCGATTGTCGTCATCGGGGCCGGAGGCATTGTCCGCGATGCCCACCTCCCGGCCTATCAGGCGGCAGAGTTCCCCGTCCATGGCGTCTTCGATCTGAATGAGGTGAAGGCCAAGCGACTGGCGGCGAGCTTCAACATTCCGCACATCTACCGCGACTTGGGCAACGCCATCGCCCAGGCGCCGGAGGATGTCGTCTACGACCTCGCGGTGCCGGCCAACGCGATCGGCACTGTGCTGGAGCAGCTGCCAGACGGCGCGCACGTCCTGATCCAGAAACCCTTTGGTGAAAACCTGGCAGACGCACGCGAGCTGTTGAAGATCTGCCGCGCCAAGCGCCTCGTGGCCGCCGTCAACTTCCAGCTACGCTACGCCCCCTATATTCTCGCGGCCAAGCAGTTGATCGACGCGGGCGAGATCGGCGAGATCCACGACATGGAGGTGCGCGTGACGGTCTACATGCCGTGGCAGCTCTGGACTTTCCTCGAAGGCATTCCCCGCGTGGAGATCCTCTACCACAGCGTGCACTACCTTGATTTGATCCGCGCCTTTCTCGGCGAGCCGCGGGGCATCTACGCCAAGACGCTTCAGCATCCGGCCACCCAAAACCTCGCTTCGACGCGCACCAACATGGCGCTCGACTACGGTAACCTGCTACGGGCCAACATCGTGACCAACCACGGGCACAACTTCGGCCTCCGCCACCAGGAGAGCTACGTGAAGTGGGAGGGCACGAAAGGCTCGATCAAGGCGCGCCTCGGCTTGCTGATGAACTACCCGCACGGCGAGCCCGACAGTCTTGAAATCTGCCGCGTGGGCAAGGACGGCAAGGCGGGCCCGTGGGAAGCCGTGCCCTTCTCGGGCAGTTGGTTCCCGGATGCCTTTATCGGTACGATGGCGAGCGTCCAGCGCGTGGCCAACGGCGAGACGACCGAACTCCCCACCAGCGCAGAAGACGCGACCCGCACCATGGCCCTCGTCGAAGCGGCCTACGAATCCAGCGCCCACGGCGCCACCCCCATTCCAAGTATATGA
- a CDS encoding IclR family transcriptional regulator — translation MSTPDYRVPALEKGLDILEALAAASIPQSLTDLATRLDRSPSALFRMLNCLERRHYVMRDPVSGKYILSLKLYALAHTHSPVEALIRAARRPMQELSEAVRESCHLSVLDHGQLLVVQQQDSPEPVRISIEIGGVFDAAATLSGRLLLSRLPAERRAEALASSPIYTGWSSRERQNFEAGLAEMATKAFVAVQDETVEGVDDLAAGVGGGQGPWHAALTITRFRRPGAASRQPELEQQLLHAAQEITTQLGIAL, via the coding sequence ATGAGTACCCCCGACTATCGCGTGCCTGCCCTCGAAAAGGGGCTGGATATCCTCGAAGCCCTGGCCGCTGCCTCCATCCCCCAATCGTTGACGGATCTCGCTACCCGCCTCGATCGCAGCCCCAGCGCGCTCTTTCGCATGCTCAATTGCCTGGAACGCCGCCACTACGTGATGCGCGACCCTGTCTCCGGCAAATACATCCTCTCGCTCAAGCTCTACGCCCTTGCGCACACGCACTCCCCTGTCGAGGCGCTGATCCGCGCGGCCCGCCGCCCCATGCAAGAGCTCTCCGAAGCGGTGCGCGAGTCCTGCCACCTCAGCGTGCTCGACCACGGTCAGCTCCTCGTCGTGCAGCAGCAAGACAGCCCCGAGCCGGTGCGTATCTCCATCGAGATCGGCGGGGTCTTCGATGCAGCAGCCACGCTCTCCGGTCGGCTGCTGCTCTCGCGCCTGCCCGCCGAGCGCCGGGCCGAAGCCCTTGCGTCCTCGCCTATTTACACCGGTTGGAGCAGCCGCGAGCGCCAAAACTTTGAAGCGGGCCTCGCCGAGATGGCGACGAAGGCCTTTGTCGCGGTGCAGGACGAAACTGTGGAAGGTGTCGACGACCTCGCCGCCGGCGTCGGGGGAGGGCAGGGGCCCTGGCACGCCGCCCTTACCATTACCCGCTTTCGCCGCCCCGGCGCCGCCTCCCGCCAGCCAGAGCTGGAGCAGCAACTCCTGCACGCCGCCCAGGAAATTACCACCCAACTCGGAATCGCTTTATGA
- a CDS encoding MaoC/PaaZ C-terminal domain-containing protein, whose translation MTPTSFEAYQIGTSRTSTGRTITEADIILHAGQTGDFYPHHMDAEWCKTQDFKQRIAHGTLIFSVAVGLTAGEINPLAFSYGYDRLRFIKPVFIGDTITAKCTVKEKKDHKRPEYGVVIEGVEAINQRGETVLVADHLLLVQRENVAS comes from the coding sequence ATGACCCCCACATCCTTCGAAGCCTACCAGATCGGCACCAGCCGCACCTCCACCGGCCGTACCATCACCGAAGCCGACATCATCCTCCACGCGGGCCAGACCGGCGACTTTTACCCCCACCACATGGATGCCGAGTGGTGCAAGACGCAGGACTTCAAGCAACGCATCGCCCACGGCACCCTCATCTTCAGCGTCGCCGTCGGCCTCACCGCCGGTGAAATAAATCCGCTCGCCTTCTCCTATGGCTATGACCGCCTGCGCTTTATCAAACCGGTCTTCATTGGCGACACCATCACGGCAAAATGTACGGTGAAAGAGAAAAAAGACCATAAACGTCCCGAGTACGGGGTCGTTATAGAAGGGGTGGAAGCGATCAACCAGCGTGGCGAAACCGTGCTGGTGGCCGACCACCTCCTCCTCGTGCAAAGAGAAAATGTTGCATCGTGA